The Pan paniscus chromosome 22, NHGRI_mPanPan1-v2.0_pri, whole genome shotgun sequence genomic interval TGTGCTGCATCATTGATCTGCACGGCGTCCACTTCCCAAAGAGCTTGGTGTCGGGGGTCTCTACCACTGCTGGTGCTGTCTCCCACTCGGTCATCCAGAGGGCACAGCCCGAGTGTCTCTGTTACTTGGCGTGGACCTCATGCCACCCTGGAGtgccagtttttcttttcttttttcttttttttttttgagacggagtcttgctctgccacccaggctggagtgcaatggcacgatctctgctcactgcaaccttcacctcccaggttccagcaattcccctgcttcagcctcccaagtagctgggattacaggcacgtgccaccatgcctggctaatttttgtatttttagtagagatgaggtttcaccatgttggtcaggatggtctcgaactcctgacctcaggtgatctgcctgctttggcctcccaaagtgctgggattacaggcgtgagccaccacatccatgGAATGCTAGTTTTTCTACATCCCTGCCAACACTTGGTGTGCTcagcctttttaattttatggcACTTTAGtaggtatctctttgtggttttaatttgcatttctctcatgactaATGGCTTtaggcatcttttcatgtgctgcttTGCCATCGTATGTCttctgtgaaatgtctgttcaaatcttatGACCattgtttaaaagttttttaaaattaagttttgagAGTTATttgtattctagatacaagtcctttatcagactTGTAATTCACAAATCTTATGGCTTTTTATTCAAagagcagtttttaattttgatgaaatctaatttatcaattttttctattATGGATTTTGGTTTTGGTGTTGTGTCTAAGGAAACTTTGCTTAATCCAAATTTACAAAAGCTTCTAAGTTTTAtagctttatattttacatttaaatctgtcccattttgagttaattttttaaatggtacaaGTAGGGAATAAAGTTCcgttttttgcatgtggatactGGATTATTTTAGCACCATTTGTTGTAAATCTCTATTTTTGTACTCCATTCTAGTCTTTTGATCTCTCTGTGTATTTGTACATGAATATCATACTGTCTTGATGGccatagctttataataagtcttgaaatcaggtggtGTTAGTCCTTCAACTTACATTCTCTATCAGAGTTGTTTTGGCTGTTTTAGATCCATTATGAACTTTCTAATCAATATTCTAGGGTTTTGATTGAGGTTCTACTGAATGTCAATagattttatttcagtaaaataaataGTAGATCTCAATTTTTGTTTAACTTGGAGAGGGTTGACATCTAAATTTTGAGTCTTCTTACCCGTGAACAAGATATACCTGAtagattttgtttctttcagcAACGTTTTGTAGTTTTGCATACCTTTTGTCTGATTTCTCTGCAAGTATTGAATGTTTAATTCAAGGTCTGATTGTTTGTTACTAGTATGtagaaataacattgatttttgtatcttgcaaTCCTGCTAAACTcattagttctattttttaatagatttCTTAATACTTTCTCAAAACGCAATCATGTCATATGCAAATAAGACAGTCTCACTTTTTCCTTATCAGTCTAGGTACctattctttttcttgccttactgcactggctagaacctccatttcagtgttgaatagaagtgacagTGGACTTTCTGGTTTGTTCCCAGTCTTAGGGGAAGAACATTTAGATATTCACCAGTTGGTGAAATGTCAGCTGTAGATTTTTCAAAGATGCTCTTTATAAGTTTGAGGGAGGTCACTTCTATCCCTAgtttgctgagatttttttttttttaatcaggaatggctatggattttgttaaatgctttcaTTTGCGtttgttgaaatgatcatatggtgtttcttttttagtttgttaatacgttttaatttgaattacattttttttcaaatgttaagcCAATCTTGCATTCTTGGGATGAAGCCTGCTTGGTCAtggtatattgtattttttaatatatgataGTAGtgaatttgctaaaattttgtttagaattttaaagTGTGTATTCTTGAGGGACATTCGTCTgatttcttgtaatgtctttggtttGGGtatagggtaatgctggcttcacagaACAAATTGAGATGTGTCTTCCTTTTTTCTCGGTGAATTTGTATCAGAATTGGTatttttgtcagatgagtaggttgcgaaaattttctcccattttgtaggttgcctgttcactctgatggtagtttcttttgctgtgcagaagctctttagtttaattagatcccattggtcaattttggcttttgttgccattgcttttggtgttttagatgtgaagtccttgcccatgcctatgtcctgaatggtaatgcctaggttttcttctagggtttttatggttttaggtctaacatttaagtctttaatccatcttgaattaatttttgaactactcatctaacaaagggctaatatccagaatctacaatgaactcaaacaaatttacaagaaaaaaacaaccccatcaaaaagtgggcaaaggacatgaacagacacttctcaaaagaagacatttatgcagccaaaaaacacatgaaaaaatgctcaccatcactggccatcagagaaatgcaaatcaaaaccacaatgagataccatctcacaccagttagaatggcaatcattaaaaagtcaggaaacaacaggtgctggagaggatgtggaggaataggaacacttttacactgttggttggactgtaaactagttcaaccattgtggaagtcagtgtggtgattcctcagggatctagaactagaaataccatttgacccagccatcccattactgggtatatacccaaaggactataaatcatgctgctataaagacacatgcatacgtatgtttattgcggcactattcacaatagcaaagacttggaaccaacccaaatgtccaacaatgatagactggattaagaaaatgtggcacatatacaccatagaatactatgcagccataaaaaatgatgagttcatgtcctttgtagggacacggatgaaattggaaatcatcattctcagtaaactgtcgcaaggacaaaaaaccaaacactgcatgttctcactcataggtgggaattgaacattgagaacacatggacactggaaggggaacatcacactctggggactgttgtggggtggggggaggggggagggatagcattaggagatatacctaatgctaaatgacgagttaatgggtacagcacaccagcatggcacatgtatacatatgtaactaacctgcacattgtgcacatgtaccctaaaacttaaagtataataaaaaaaaattggtatttttGCCTTAAATGTTTGGTGTGATTCACCAGTGAAGTCATTTGGGCCTGTAATATTCTTTGTGGGAAGCTTTTAAACTTCTTTAATAAGATATAGGGCTTAAGGGTTTAAACTACACGTATTTCTTTAATAAGATATAGGGCCATTCAAGTTATCTGTTCTTCTTGAGTGAGGTTTGGTAGTCtgtgtttttcaaggaatttgatCATTTCATCTGAGTTGTTaaatttaatgcttttttttgagacagagtctggctctgtcacccaggctggaatgcagtgatacaatcacggctcactgtagcctggacctcctgggttcaagtcatcctcacacttcagcctccccagtagctgggactacaggcacacaccaccatgcctggctaatttttgtagtttttgtggagatgaggcttcaccatgttgcccaggcttttctcAGACTCCTGGTGTCAACTGATCTgcctgtctaggcctcccaaagtgctgggattacaggtgtgagccccagcGCCTGACCttgcaaaaattttttataatatttcctattattttaatatttatgaaatctGTAGTTGTTTCACCTTTCTCATTCCCAGTGCCTTTAATTTATACCTTACCTCTTTTTACTCAACAGTCTGGCTATAGAGGCATATCAATTTTACGAATCTTCTCCATGAACTAGTGTTTGGTTTCATTGatgttctctgtttttcttttttctgctttggggatttctcctctctctctctcttctcatcttactggatttaatttgctcttttcctAGTTTCTTAAAGTAGAAGCTGAGACTATTGATTCgaggccttttttcttttcttacctaGGTGTTCAGTAGATACGAATTTCCTGACAAGTATTGCTTTCATGGCATCCCCCAAATTTTGATttgtagcattttctttttcattcaattCAAAGTACTttgtaatttcccttttgatttctcctTCTACCTGTTTGTCCAGCTTATTTAGATATCTGTTTAGTTTCCAAGTGTTGAGGCATTTTTCCAAGATTTTTGTGTATAACTTGAATCCCTTTATGTTATATGGCCCAGAATATGGTTGGCCTTGGTAAATGTTCTGTGTACACTTAGGAGGAATGTCTATCCTGTGATTGTTGGGTAAAGggttctataaatgtcagttaaCTCCACTTGGTTAATGTTGGTGTTCACTTTTTCTATATCCTTGGTGATTTTCTGTATAAGTAGTTCTATCGATTACTGAAAGAGGAATGTTAAAAGACTTCAGCTGTGATTCTGGATGTGTCCATTTCTCTGTTCAGTTCTGCTGTTCTTATATGTTGAAGCTCGGTTATctggtgcatgtatatttaagaTTGTTTCATCTTCTTGGTGGACCCATTATTATGTATTGTCTCTTTTTATtcctggtaattttctttgctctgaagtctgctTTGTCTGATATTACTATAGCCACTTGAGCTTGCTTTTGATTAGTGTTTTTGGttggtatatatttttctgtccttttatttaattatatgtttACTTGAATAATTATTCCACTAGGCTTGGCTTTAAGAGTAAATGGTCACTTGGTAAATTTACTTACAAGTTTTGAACCTCTTTGCCCTTTGTCTGGAATTACACAAAATGCCATCCCTTTTCTCATAAGTTCCTTCCTTGCTGAATTTGTTCCTTTTCAACTTGATCTTCCCAGCTTCCTGTGAGAGCTCCACATTTCATGCTAACACCATCACGGTCAAAGATTTACTCTGGACCTGCTCCGTGTTCGTCTCTATTCGGAGTGCTAGGGTTAACACCAGAGCCTTTCTTCCTATGGCAATTGTGCTTTAGTGGAGTGAGGCAGACAGTAAGCAAATGCACACTGTGCCAGTGGTGAGAACGTACTTCGTGGAACAAAACAAAGCCTTGAGTGAGGGCAATGGAGAGTGAGGGGCCTTGGTGGAGCTAGGAGGGTGCTGCTTTAGGAGAGTGGGCACAGAAGGTCTCTCTGAGAGGGTGACATTTGGACAGAGACATGATAGAAGCAAGAGATGAGCTATGTGGAAGTTGGGCGGAGAACATTTCCAACAGAAGGACCAGCGAGTACAAAGGCCTGGGAGGGGAATGTGCTTGGGAGTCCTGAGAACCACATGTATGCCTAGAACAAGGCAAGTGATGACGAAAAGTTCATAGTTTTAACCAGCTAGAACATTGCAGGATTTTGAAATACTGCCCTGAAAACTGACCTTTAGTCACATAATGGTCCAAATCAGACAGTACAAGGGAGGCTTAACCTTTTAGGTCTGAGAGGAGCCAGGAGTGGGTAGGGATGGGCTCTTTCCTTGCACTGTCATCCAGCAGGCTGCTGAGGACCTTGTCAATCTTTGAAGACCAGTGAGCCGTGCGGGATGCCCGTCGACATTAGTCTGGTTTGAGTGATGAGTGGtaaattctttttcttacttaaggttccagtaattttctttttgttccttgtCCGTATTGAACATAGTTGTAGACCAGTCCCATGCCTTTCTTAATCTTTTCCCGTGTTTGTGGGCTCATGGTTCTCTTAGGTGTGTTAGTTCACAGGGAAAATCCTTTGAAAAGTTAGAAGAGTATCTAATAGatgttttcacacacacacacaacattaaTGAATAGTTTGGAAAATTCAGTCTCGTCAATGGATTAGAAGTTTTCCCCCATGCTTTCTAGTACTTCACACCATCTGTAATGTCACAGTGTGTTTTTGCTGCCATAAAGCTGGTTTGGATTCATATTTTCACAAGAGTGTAATGGGAAAGACCATAGAAAAAGGGAGATTGGGCTTAACACTGCAATTCTGTTTAGCTGGTCAGCTGGTAGTTTCTATTTTGACAaggttatgtgtgtgtatgcgtgtgtttgtgtgtagttGATGTCTGTCTAGGAAGAGTAAAATGGAAACACTGACCAAAATAGtagaattattacaattcaaatgCAGACACtcacaagtttttattttattgcaggtATTTCTTGGTGGATTTTTATGCACCCACCGCAGCTGTTGAAAGCATGGTGGAGCACTTGTCTCGAGATATAGATGTGATTAGAGGGAATATTGTCAAACACCCTCTGACCCAGGAACTAAAAGAATGTGAAGGGATTGTCCCAGTCCCACTCGCAGAAAAATTATATTCcacaaagaagaggaagaagtgaGAAGATTCGCCAGATTTTAGCCTTATATGTAATTCCTTCACATTTGGGCAGCATGGACGAGAAGGAAGAGTTTGCAAGTTTGGCCTTTATATAAGCATGTGTTGCAGGTGCTGTTTGATTTTTCTAAGGTATTTTTAGCCCTTGATCCCCTTTGCTTGCGAGAGGTGGGGAACTGCTCACTGACAGCTTCTCTGTAACCTGCAGTACCAGTGGAtcattcttgattttgttttcattagtgtCATTTCTTTGTCAGTGAGGACTTTTCCCCTTACAACAGTAACACCATTTTTTGAAGAGCAAAACTTGTAATACCTCCTGGGATTGTGAGCTAGTCATTCAGCCTGTGTAACCATGCGCAAATAAAAATTGACGACCAATGTATTATATGGACAACTTTTGCTTTGAGTAATAAACTTGATTGTAGGAATGCGGGAGGTGTTTTGTCCCTTTACTTACCCAGTGCAGTGCACTTCCAGGGCCCCGCAGCTCCAGTCTAGCTGGCAGTGCCTGGCAGTGTTGGGGAGGTATTACCCAGTACCCACTGAGGTCCAGAGccggggtggggcaggggaggaggggtgTCTGTCTGTTCCTTACTGGGCATGCCACAAAATCAGTGACTTTTCCCTGCACACCTCACTTGTCATTGTGGTTTGTGCTGCTCTTTGTGGTGGGACGTGTGTTCTGGTGCAGTTAAGGTCTCATGCTGCTCCCTGTCATTCCTTTGCTACTAGCACCTGCCTCCTCCACTGTCCCTCATCCCAGGGCAGGCCTCTTGTAGGAAGTAGCCTCCTGGCAGTGGCATGGCTTCCAGGATGGGTGAGGATGAGGTCGTTTCCCAAAACAGTCACCTGCATCTCTTCCTCGGTCTCCTCGGGGCTGATTGGAAAGACTTGACTAGCCCTTCCCCCTTCCCAGGGGATGCCCTGCACAAGGTGTCTGTCACCAACACAGATGACGGAACTTCTGCACATAAAATGTTGGGGGAAGTGCCGGTTCTAGGAATCTCTGAAAAGCAGGAAGGAGCCGAGAGTTCTGgcctctgctttatttttaaccATGGCAAGACCGGAGGATGGAGAGATGTGCAAGAGATGCCCAAAGCGCCAGGAGGGCCTGGTCTCCCAGCTCTGGCCCAGCGCCTCCTCCCTCTGTAGCAGCTGCCTGTGTCTGCACTGGGTCATCAGTGTTGTCGCCTTGCTTATTAAGAACTCAGGCGGTATCCAGCTTAACTTCCTCCAGAGGCAAAAAGCTATAAAAAGTCTCTCTGAAGAGCAATAATTCAGTGAAGAGGCTCATTAAGAACTGTAGACTGGAAATAAAAGGGGTAAAGATTATCTGGGAAAACATGCTACTTCCTGTTTTATTCGGAATTTCCTGAAAGCGCAGGCTCTCGGTCAGGGCTCGCGAGAGCACCAACTCTCTAGCAGACACTTTGTGTCCTGATGTTCTTTGACTCGGTGCGATCTGAGGTCCATTTTGCTTGGAGTTTATTAAACGCACGCCATGTGCCATGCTGCACACTTACGTCCATTCCCTCAGTTACTCCTTTCAGCAGCCCCAGGAAAGGCAGCATTGCTATACCTGTTGCTTGGACTAGGAAACCCCCACTCAGATTTGCCCTTGACCCCACAGCTGCCAGTGATAGCTGGAATCTTGAACTAGGGACCCTGATGCcatctgttttttccttcctGTAACAGTAAGGTTGTCTTTGCCCTCTCAGGTTAAACAAGGCACTTGGGTGTCTGGAGTGAATTGTCACCACTCAGTTAGTGGCATTTGGCCGCATGGCCCGAGTGTAGCACTGGCACTTTCTTTTCCTGCACTTGCCGGTCCCTGACAAGACGCCATTGGGTATTCCAGGTCATGCA includes:
- the MRPS6 gene encoding small ribosomal subunit protein bS6m; protein product: MPRYELALILKAMQRPETAATLKRTIEALMDRGAIVRDLENLGERALPYRISAHSQQHNRGGYFLVDFYAPTAAVESMVEHLSRDIDVIRGNIVKHPLTQELKECEGIVPVPLAEKLYSTKKRKK